AAGTTAATTCTATTTATAAATCATTATGTTAACATCagcatctttaaaataaaatgaaagagatgtacagtacagtagtgtgGTTGAACCTGCAAACTTTATAGATAacttttaaagctctgtctatactatcaaagtttatttgacaaaaaatgtgcccatttGGACATGATGAATCATCATGTAGtccatttgggcacatcacatttttttgatatgatatcattgatatcatatcactaccatatttaagcataccactaccatatttggtcacatcacacttttttgtctaactagtttgatagcgagacagagctttaaactttAAACACTGGCAGAATAGCATATTCTTGACATTAATGTATGTCAATGCATTCCAAACATTCAAAATATCTAAGCTCTTATGGTAAACATGCAATGACATTTACtgtaatgtacagtagtgtAGGGTACAATTACATCATCCACTATAAATAAAGGAAATGGTAGCCAATTCACAGAAAAGATTTTGGAGAACCCAAAGTAAACAAACCACAAAAAAATAGATTAGTAAGcaaaaaaagaaatgatgaaGCACTGTATTTAATAGAATGCCATCCTTTTACTTGGTCttacaatatataaatgattcaatatttcaaactttaCAGTAATTAATCATCTGCAGAACCGAATAAAAATGTggtttattagaaaaaaaaatgaatatatattattagGGCTTAacatataataggcctatactctttattttgtatGTGGCTGTTAATTGAATTGTACCTTCATAAAATAACTGACTATCCTTGGATTTACTTCTAAATCCAAGTAGCAATAATTGTCCAGAAAAACCATCATCCGGACATAATTGAGCATTCACATCCAAATTATGACGAGATCATATAGACAATTAATTAGCCATAGTTCGATGTGAATGCCACTTTTATGATGACAATATTCACTCCGTAACAATGagtttattgtttgtttgagACCTTTTACCCAGGAAGCCAACTTCCTTTAAAACATAAAGTAAATAAGAATATTGTTTGTAAGCATCTCTCTCTTTCTTAaaataaagttctgtctacactattaaactagtttgccaaaaacatttcctggcagctagtgactatgattttatattttcttcttgcgttatgtttgtttaatttgttgatttgtattatacaatattttgtaaaatgcgtcttttgcctgaataaataataataataatatgttatgtgtcgaaatatggtagtgatacttgtatacccaaatatagtagtgatatgacatcatcatgtcaatatatgggcacatcacattgtcacataaagtttgacagtgtagacagagtttaagaacAGAACATATCTCCTtcaagtacagtacagtacattttatattactttattttgttaaaatgttttctaCATGCTGtacactacaaatttgtttacaTAACGACAAACATGTTAGGTTGATCTAATTAGATTTTTGAAGCCTTTTAAACTGTAAATCACtacagtaatattttttaatatgacTGACATTTGACAATgacattagggaggtttcgcaatcttacgaatacgataacgaaaacggatacgtcacacacacgtattcgtttttcgagTCTGTAataatctgtttcgcatggcaacgaaatattgagggcgccgtccaaaatatgactgcggtaaatttgagcgaagcgcaggtatgtgttgcttggtgcttgtctgcctaggcctagcataacatcaaagcgagtgagaactttaaaaactgctatttatcaaaattgacctgacattttagtaaattactttagtaaattactttcaataaaaagtataattatatattataatcatgaatcattcctgattcaaatgcaaaatgtgcaaaatagatcaaaaactatactcgtttagtagttacgaatatgactggtgatattcgtcaacacgaatatgctttacgaatatgaaatggggatcagctcaaaagtttcacaaatatgtgacgtatccgttttcgttatcgtattcgtaaggttgcgaaacctccctattaatcTTACTGtcaaattttaacaaattttggAAATAGGCTATATTCTATTATATGAAAACAGTTAAGAAGAATAAAACCATCAATATATCACCAACGGCTCATAACTTTTGACAGCttatattaatttcatttgaGGCCTTGCAAGGTTGgatatattacaattttaattgtacCATGAAATCGAAAAGGCagattgttttaataaattgtaataaaactCACCAACTTGGTTGGATCGTGTATCAGTGTATAGAGATATtgaataatgttaaaaattacacgCAGCTGAACTCAAAACCAGTATACTAACTATccagaattataaaaaaaatcatcttaaaTCAATGATTTTGATTAAATATTgcaattgtttacattttttttcataatctTACATTCCTCCAGGCAAAAGTGTAATTTCACCCTGATTCCACAACATAAAAGAATTGTGTTGATGGACATAACAATTTTTACTTAAGTATCTTCTAAATTAACTTTActtaagcaaaaaaaaaaaaaaatgtattaccagtttaatttaaaagacaatTCTGGTTTTGGGGAGATTTTCTGTTTTCAATGTGTATGTCTGGACAGATGTGTACATTTAAATTTTGAAAGGTAAAAAACATATACCTTAAGAATACTACTGATAGTCTATGAACAATACTATTGTTCTATTGTAATGAATCAGTGAATTATACAGTAATCCCACACAAGTCCCACACAAGTCCCACGCAACACTCACTGTccattatttattacaatagaCAAAGTTCATAGACTTGTCTGTTGTCCCACATACTGTAAAATCAAATGTCtgatattaggcctactgatatcTACTTACTAACACAGTTACAACACTGAGGAATTATTTAGTTTCATTCCTccatatgccaaaatatggtattgatatgcccaaatatggtagtgatatgacatcatcatatccatatatgggcacatcacattttttgtcacataaagtttgatagtgtagacagagctttaataaataaggtgtaaaataaatgttatcaagGGGATGTATTTCTGTTGTCCAACCAATGCTTCGTTCATACTGTAGTGTAAAAGTCTAATCAAATCTAATAATCACttataaaaggttaaaaaaaaaccagttaaTATACCAACAATCCCAGAATGTTATCTGCAATTGCTCTGGTGTAACAAGTCACATGTTACTTTCGTTTCCTTTATTTTGCAATTGTGTTGTACACTATTGACCTCCAAGGAGGCCAACTGTTAAATACGGTAATTCAGTTTTTTTACAAGGCTgaaaattgtttcatttttatatttgtcaaaTAGAATACTCCAATAAGATATGGCAATTGTTTTCACCCCCAACGTGTTATTTTTGGAACAGTAtattttataatgatattattgttacattgaataaattcatctggttccaaataatatttttgtggatttttacttttatgttaaACCAAGACAACAAAAAGGAATGAAATTACCTTCGTGACGTTTCGCCGACAATCTGTCAGCTGCTTCAGACTAATGCCTGGGTTGGAATGGTCTGGTTTTTTGTAAGTGACGCTGAACAGCGCCACCAGCCGTCTGGTTGGTATTGACGGTAGAGCGTCTCCGCTGGCCCAATTGCAATGGGATCTCCGGTAAGCCCTCTGATAGCGAATATCTATTTAGAATGGTTAGAAGAGGAAGCCATTAAGAGCGCAGATAGAACCATCAAACAACGTTTTTGGAGACGGTATGTTgatgatgtttttgccattgtCCATAAAGATGCACCTCTCCCCCTCAATCGCCATCTTGATAGCATTGACCCGTCGGACAACATCAAGTTTACCACAGAAATAATGTCAGAGAAACAAATACCATTCTTGGACATGATTATCACGATTAAACAAGATGGAACACTCGCTACCAAGGTATACCGAAAACCAACTCACACCGACCAATACTTGGACTTCCACTCTAATCATCCCTTAGAACACAAACTAAGCGTGGTTAACACGTTAGTGAATAGAGCAGACACAATTGTTAGTGAAGAGAAAGATAAAAAACATGAGTTGGAACACATTAGAAAAGCATTGAAAATTTGTAACTATCCAAAATGGTCAGTAGACAGAGTCGTAAACAAGAGAAAAGAACAAAAGTCAATAAACAAATCAGAAGAACGCCAAAGAAAGGAAATGGAGAAGATGAAAGCTCACATAGGTATCCCATACATACACGGAATTTCTGAAAAGATTCGACGCACTTTTGCTAAGCACAAAGTGAACACTTTCTTCATTCCaagtaataaattaaagaatGGACTAGTCCACCCAAAAGATAGAATAAAAACGGAAGACATGTGCGGGGTTATATACGAAGTGAACTGTCTAAACTGTGAGAAAGTATATATAGGAGAGACCGGAAGGGCACTGAATACAAGAATTGGGGAACATAAAAAAGACGTATCAACACACAACCAAGTAGTTAGAACACGTGCTAATAGAAATTCTTCGTCCAAGGTTTTACATAAGTCAGCCATAACTGACCACGCTATAGGGAATGACCATATTCCAAATTGGAATGCGAGAGTTATTGAAAAAGAAGCACAGACagacaaaagaaaaataaaagaatctaTCTGCATAAGAAAAAGACCACATAATATCAACAGAGACATTGGTGGGTATGACCTCCCACATACATATGATAGTTTGCTGGAAAAAGTTGAAGCAGGAGGGGGCCAGCGGAGACGCTCTACCGTCAATACCAACCAGACGGCTGGTGGCGCTGTTCAGCGTCACTTACAAAAAACCAGACCATTCCAACCCAGGCATTAGTCTGAAGCAGCTGACAGATTGTCGGCGAAACGTCACGAAGGTAATTTCATTCCTTTTTGTTGTCTTGGTttaacataaaagtaaaaatccacAAAGATATTATTGTTGTTCCGGAGTAAAACATTAAAACGTAAGGTCCGAGATAGATAAAAATCAATACATACACCCTTCTTGAACAACGGAGTTACAGGCCTAATGATATAAGCCTCTTCAACATAAACTCCTAAAAGTAATGTTTTATtgctattttttgttttttttaaatctaggCCTACCATACTCTTCTAATAATCTTCTTAATTAATGATTAACGTTACTTACAAACCTcatgtttataatttaatatgtatTCTTTtgtgataaattataaaataaataaaaaatgtaattgtaattcACTTTTAAATTGCATCCAAAACCATTTATAATGTTTTAAGGCAAACCActctttgcagtttaaaaatataaacagaaaataaaacatacattgatttctgCTCTTACAGTACCTTTAGTAATTCTTACCTTTAGTAAAGTTAAGAGGCaatgagtttttttttaaactcgtAGGGAGCCTCTTCTCTCAtatgtgtgtatgtgtgtgtaTTTGTCAAGATTGtttttgaatgaatttacaCTCTTGCTATTGACAACAGATTCGGGCAGCGAGTTCCACTTGTTAATTACTCTAGTATCAAAAAAATTATTCCGTTTAGTTGAGTTCCATCTAGGtttctttaatttctttagTTTCTGGAAATTTTTCTGATTCTATAATGGCCACAGTTCGATCGAAGTATTCGCGGAAAAGTAGCTGTTTTAaaaggcattttttattgtgataaaggtaatataacggtggctaaatcatcatgggaacatgttacagaatggcccaaaattgtatgatgtgggtgtgagaaaaaaattaagCGAGAAGTCGAAAAtataacagtgtggtgcgaaactgcagtagcgccatGTTTTAATGTATATACTGTGCAAACAATTGATATACTGCAAACCAgactaagctaggcctagcctagacaaTGTCTTAAGACCACGAACAGAGGCGGAGCGGAGAGGACCCGACACCCTCCCTGTTCCTCTTCCTTGACGTCTGTCTCATCTCACGCCTGCTTCCGTGTATTTACACACCATCGGTAAAGTTTGCGGACGATATTaagcatgaattttaaattgtatCGATTAACAATTCCCACAAAACGTACTCCACATACAATACTTATGAATGTTGAAAGTTAATTCGCATAATATTTAGAAACTTACCTTTAATATAGCATTAATACGTCTAGTTTAGTAAGAGATGAAACACGTTCGAAGATCGCAAGAAAAATCTTCTTCTCTCCAACAACCAACAAAACTGGTCTGAACAAAAATGGATTAATCGAAAATCTTACGTGGAATGTGATTCGAAATTGAATATGGTATGATTAAAATTGGCAAGGATAATTGCTAGAAAATTGTTCACACTTATTTTTGCATTTCTTTTAAGCTTATACGATTATTTTTATGAGCAAACGATTATAgtaatttaatgttttgtaaTGTCAACATTACATTTTCCCCATTAGAATAATGCAGCGGTCCTAAATTTATGAGGGCGGTATTTATAAACTAAAGTTTTAACAAAAGAAAATCGATACAGGTATTACAACACAACTTTTTTTAACGAGAATACAGTATCTGTGGTTTTGTGATGGTCATATTTCTGGTATTTTAGTGGCTGCCACAGAAAACACATACCGTACATGCTACAATTACCGTATAGAAAAATACGAAAaaaactgtatatatttttatcaacaGAGCAAAATTTATTACtagaaattgttttatatttacaggAAAGCATAAGAAAGCACAGCAAAAAATAAACCCAACTGGACAGTTGAAACTGAAACTTTTGCAAGCTTCACTTTGAATACAACATACGCCTAGCTATGTATATTTGAACAGATTTGTACAGTTGTAGAatatattcaattaaaacttGTAAGACTGGTAGTATACTGCAGTACAACTACATACATAGCACCACTACAAACTCCAACAGCATTGCACATGATGTGGGCTGGTGGCAATATTTATGCTGCGTTAATAATTGTCATACTGTATGTTCATTCGTTATTTCGCATACTGTTCAGTTTAATCAGCAGGAAAAAAATCTGGCAGAAAAATAACTCTGGCATGTGACAATGTTTCTTGTATGTAGGCTGGGGatcattgttttaatttttactttgtTAATTCTGTGTGTTCATTATCTGCCTGTGTGTTTATTATCTGCCTGCGTGTTCATTATCTGCCTACGTGTTCATCATCTGCCTGCATGTTCATCATCTGCCAGTGTGTTCATTATTTGCCAGTGTGTTCATTATTTTCCAGTGTGTTCATTATCTGCCAGTGTGTTCATTATCTGCCCGTGTGTTCATTATCTGCCCTTGTGTTCATTATCTGCCCGTGTGTTCATTATCTGCCCGTGTGTTCATTATCTGCCCGTGTGTTCATTATCTGCCCTTGTGTTCATGATCTGTTCGTGTGTTCATGATCTGTTCGTGTGTTCATTATCTATCTGTGTGTTCATTGTCTATTTGTTCAAAAGGTAGGTTTAGGTTGTTGTGTCAAAAGCTGGCCAAAGCGTTTCTTGATAGTCACCCTTTGTCTACTGTATTTGTCATCAGGTGAAAACCGAGCtgttataaaaagaaaaaaagaattataaaatataattaagaaATACTACTGTTTTTCAGAGCTtttcttaatatatatttaaatatttgaattaaaattaccTGGATGTGCTGACAAAGTTGGTTTGTTATTCATATCCATTTTctgtaaatgaaaaataataaacattaaataataaaatagatgaaaaacactttattcaaataatggaaaattaaaattaataatcaaatCCAACcaacattacaaaataaagacAACATCTCTCACTGATAGTCACAATCTAGCAAGATGACCTCCAATTTTCAGAAACCAAcgcaaggctaggcctagcctagactaaCTGCCTAATGAAGGTTACGCTACCTACCTAGCCTAAagacagtagtagtagtagtagtagtagtactagtataCTACTAGTAAGTAGAGAGAGGAGGCCTAGCTTTTTACGTAGTAGTAGAGTTTACTTACTAAATTATTGTGATTTTGTCTTCTCTATCTACTGTGTGTATAGCTTAATCAGTATAACAAATTATACTTACTTCTAGTGTATATATTCTATCACCAGtttcatttaaataatacattaaaaacattGTGAATTAATTTTGGTAACAAAGTCTGCGTAAACAAAAACcgcaaataaaaa
This region of Antedon mediterranea chromosome 8, ecAntMedi1.1, whole genome shotgun sequence genomic DNA includes:
- the LOC140057737 gene encoding uncharacterized protein; the protein is MGSPVSPLIANIYLEWLEEEAIKSADRTIKQRFWRRYVDDVFAIVHKDAPLPLNRHLDSIDPSDNIKFTTEIMSEKQIPFLDMIITIKQDGTLATKVYRKPTHTDQYLDFHSNHPLEHKLSVVNTLVNRADTIVSEEKDKKHELEHIRKALKICNYPKWSVDRVVNKRKEQKSINKSEERQRKEMEKMKAHIGIPYIHGISEKIRRTFAKHKVNTFFIPSNKLKNGLVHPKDRIKTEDMCGVIYEVNCLNCEKVYIGETGRALNTRIGEHKKDVSTHNQVVRTRANRNSSSKVLHKSAITDHAIGNDHIPNWNARVIEKEAQTDKRKIKESICIRKRPHNINRDIGGYDLPHTYDSLLEKVEAGGGQRRRSTVNTNQTAGGAVQRHLQKTRPFQPRH